The proteins below come from a single Aegilops tauschii subsp. strangulata cultivar AL8/78 chromosome 6, Aet v6.0, whole genome shotgun sequence genomic window:
- the LOC109745469 gene encoding LOW QUALITY PROTEIN: uncharacterized protein (The sequence of the model RefSeq protein was modified relative to this genomic sequence to represent the inferred CDS: deleted 1 base in 1 codon): MMNFTEDAPVKKGSVLLTKMESITAYKNQRGQPRSGTPEQSDTPVSANDMCSLAEWPSHARRNRALLQDEAGGQKKKVRGVLKGFTSKKRFANGSAKLNITFSEKLGGTVGMNYRSFKDGVVIIMKRKLPLIGVRTWSDTHPTIHRLIVADMIDRWDLEDTPETEEKILKIAKERYRGWGSTLSSTYKAYKTDAARLANLPEDLQPEEWEWMIEYFGTDSKFQDRSQKNVDNRKKQKTKHRIRSKSYSQVSFEKRNLETREELDCIALWELTHTNDGTWSNTDSQKVYDKALEEVKNKETETEGPLSSEQKNNIFQTAYKDTLECKSSQPCGYGYMEKTSTGSERFHIQIEEQARATAATQERNSQLSQQVNELQDQLQAERANTQERINLERAEREQLEERLKEERAERERLLQEERTSRLEFEKNMMAKFVELSQQMGIQQVPTKRVDNKENSNPNLQNILLQRSSPNKTSGSRPTAISSNALIQAATRNSRMFKAMDPKN, encoded by the exons ATGATGAATTTTACGGAGGATGCTCCTG TAAAGAAAGGCTCTGTTCTCTTAACAAAGATGGAAAGTATAACGGCATACAAAAACCAACGTGGACAACCCAGATCTG GAACTCCAGAACAATCTGACACTCCAGTGTCTGCTAATGACATGTGTTCCCTTGCTGAATGGCCATCCCATGCTCGCCGCAACCGTGCGCTACTACAGGATG AAGCTGGTGGACAGAAGAAGAAAGTCCGAGGTGTTCTAAAAGGTTTTACATCTAAGAAGCGT TTTGCCAATGGATCTGCAAAGCTAAATATTACATTCTCTGAAAAATTGGGTGGTACAGTAGGAATGAACTATCGTTCGTTCAAGGACGGCGTGGTAATCATAATGAAAAGAAAGTTACCACTCATAGGAGTGAGGACGTGGTCGGACACTCACCCTACCATCCATCGACTCATTGTTGCAGATATGATA GACAGATGGGACCTAGAAGATACACCAGAAACAGAAGAAAAGATTCTCAAAATTGCGAAAGAGCGATATAGAGGCTGGGGATCAACTCTAAGCTCCACTTACaaggcatacaaaacagatgCAGCTAGATTGGCTAATCTGCCGGAAGATTTACAACCAGAAGAGTGGGAATGGATGATTGAGTACTTTGGCACTGATTCAAAATTTCAG GATCGCAGCCAAAAGAACGTCGATAACCGTAAGAAACAGAAGACAAAACACAGAATCAGATCAAAATCTTACTCGCAAGTTAGTTTTGAGAAG AGAAACTTGGAAACTAGGGAAGAGCTAGATTGTATTGCTCTGTGGGAACTCACCCACACGAACGATGGAACATGGTCTAACACAGATTCCCAGAAAGTTTAC GACAAAGCACTTGAAGAGGTTAAAAATAAAGAAACTGAAACTGAAGGTCCACTTTCAAGTGAGCAGAAAAACAATATTTTTCAGACCGCATACAAAGACACTCTAGAATGCAAGTCATCGCAGCCTTGTGGGTACGGATACATGGAGAAAACTTCAACTGGTTCTGAAAGGTTTCATATCCAGATTGAAGAGCAAGCTCGTGCTACAGCAGCCACCCAGGAGCGAAACTCTCAGCTCAGCCAGCAGGTCAACGAATTACAAGATCAACTACAAGCTGAACGTGCAAACACACAAGAGAGGATTAACTTGGAGCGTGCTGAGAGAGAACAACTTGAGGAGAGGTTAAAAGAAGAGCGTGCTGAAAGGGAAAGATTGTTGCAAGAGGAGCGAACATCAAGACTGGAATTTGAAAAAAACATGATGGCAAAGTTTGTAGAATTGAGCCAACAGATGGGAATCCAACAG GTGCCTACGAAGAGGGTTGACAACAAAGAAAATAGTAATCCAAACTTGCAAAATATTCTGTTACAGAGATCTAGTCCTAATAAGACTTCAGGTTCAAGGCCAACTGCTATTTCTTCAAATGCGCTCATACAAGCTGCAACAAGGAATTCTCGAATGTTTAAAGCAATG GATCCAAAGAACTAG